The sequence ACTAACGATATTTGCTTGGCAACTAATAATAACCTTTTTTTCAGTAATTACTCATGTCTTATTCAGTATTAGGATAAAGTTGATAACCGGCATAAAACAACTTCTTACATGGTCTAACACGGATATAAAAAAAGTATTAACGTACTCATCTAAAATTTGGCCTAGTGCTTTCGGTAGTGTCTTGTTTTCACAAGGTGATAGACTGATTGTAGGTAAGCTATTAGGTTTGGAGGCTACTGGCATTTACACAGCTCTTACTTCAATTGTGAATCAAATAAACATCTTATCCGCACTACCAGCCCAACCACTAGTGTCTTACGTAAAAAGTTATCTAGGTACTGCAGAAGAAACAAAACTCAAAAAATTTGTTGAAAACTCATCGTCTTTGAATGTTCTTCTTTCAATTGGGATTGGCATTATACTTATTTGCTTTTCTCCAGAAATAATAAATCTATTATTAGGAAAATGGACAGGCACTCTTAATATGAGAAAAAGTTTTATTCTGCTAACAATAATCTATTCAGTGTATTCTTTAAATGCATCTGGATACTATATTCTTTTTGCTGTAAGTAAAGAAAAACTGAACACAGCAATTTCGTTAACTGCGGGTCTAATCACATTGACAAGCATATTTATACTTTCTAATGAATTTGGGTTGATCGGAGCAGTGGTCGGTAATGCAGGCTACTGGATCACACTCCTTTTAGCATATTATGGTCTAAGATATATTCCAAATTCCTTTAATTACCTCATAAAAAGCTACATAATTTGCACAGGTATATTATTTTTATCAATGATATCTACTCTAATAAGTAATTTGTTAGGTAGGGGGATGATTTGTATTGTATGCATACTATTGCTATGCCTCGTTCTAAACATCAATATCAAGTCGTTAAGTCAAAAAATACTCAATAAAATTAGGCCTCATAATAATCTGCTATAAATTAATTAAGGTTAAAAGGCAACTTGATAAGTACATTTTTTTACACTAAAAAGGTTTTCAAAAATCAAAAACTTTTCTATCTACAATGAACTCTATAACACGGTTATAAGTATATAAACTTTTGCAAAAAAGTGATTTTTAAGAATATGTGACAGCTTTCTATTGCTTTCCAGCAAAGCTTATCAGAATAAAGGCCAAACAATTATATCATATCCCTAGGCAATTATTATCCTTATAAAAGAACCCAGTCGATGTTTCATATTTAATACCAGCCGACAGGCCTCTAAACTCAATCTTACGAAAATTATTATCTTTCAATTTTTGAAGCCCTTCCTCATATTCTTTTCTATACTCACAATTATCAAATATGATTACACCACCTAATGCTAGATTATTAATAGCTGGTTCAACACAATTATTCCTGTCAATTCCATCTATAATTACTATATCAAATTTTCGATTAAATTCATAAATTTTATCAGAATATAAACTTATGCCTTCATTCATAGGGTAAAAAGCAGCTAGCTCATAGGGTATGTTGCCCGTCTCAACATAAACATAGTTGACGTTTTGAGGAATGTTCTTCGATACTAAATCAAACCATACCTTATCATTTTCTATGGATGTCACAGACGCAACGCGATCGGATAGCCACAAAGTTGACCCACCAGATCCATACTCGAATACTGTTAAGCTTTTATTTAATTTTTCTTCTAAAAAATGAATTGCGCTATAAGTAAACCAAGGTATTGGTTTACCCTCAACACTTAAGGGTCTTTTTTGCCAGAAGCTTTTCAACCATCCAGTTTCTCTCAGGTAACCATTTGTTGATGAAACCATAAAAAGAAAATCCACTCTCATTAGATGCATCATCTGCCGAATTACCTTTTTCATAATAAAAAGCTTACTGTAAGTCTTATCATGCAAATATATCTCAAGAAAGATTCTATGCAAATTATAGTCTATCTAACGAAACACATTAGCCAGCTAATGTACGGATGTATTACAAAAGAGAGTTAACGAGCTGATAAAGTCTAGAATACTTATTAACGGTGCATGATGGCAATATCATATTAAAATAATTATCTTGCTTTTTCTATAACAACTAAGTCAATAAAGAATACCTATTCAGGGTTCACAACCCTATACCCATTGGCAGATCGTTTTTCTAGCTATCAAATATAGATGTAAACATAACTTTTCGCCACAAAGAACTGATTTCATGGTTAAGAGGGTAGGCATTCTGATACGATAATACAAAGGTTGAATTAGTGGCATTACTAAGATAACACAACCTATCTATCGATTGTGTAACTAATTCGGTAACTTATATATGTATACTAGTATTTTAGTTTTTACAAAGTAAATCGCTGAATCAAAGTTTAATAAGGCTTAAACCAAAACAACTATTCATAGATTAAAGTAAAATAACAACACATCTGTGTATACGCTACAAATGATAAAGCACCCAATATTCCTTCTTTGAAGTAAATTGTAGTAAACTGCCATTCAGATCATAATATATCTACGATGTCTATGAGCAGAATCCCTTCCAGAGGCATTTCATGAGTGTCCGTCAATAGTTTATCAACTGACAATCAGCAAATTACAATTATTTAGTAAATATATATTTTTTACTATAAATTTGGTATTTCATAGAGATCATAAAACTTCATTATGAATGGTCCTTTAATTACAGTTATCACGGTAACGTACCAAGCGGAGAAAAGTCTTGAGGAAACAATCAAGAGTGTCATAAATCAAGCACCTATTTATGAGTATCTCATTATAGATGGGGGAAGCACAGATGGCACAGTTGACATAATTAAGAAATACAACAGTCAAATAAAGTATTGGTTGTCTGAAAAAGATAACGGAATTTATGAAGCAATGAATAAAGGAATAGATAAAGCAAGTGGTCAATGGATTTATTTTCTTGGGAGTGATGATCAGCTATGTAAAAACTCGCTGACTTCAATCAGTAAATACCTTACAGATGAGAACGACATGGTATTTGGAGATGTTAAAAGCAGCAACCAAAAACGCATCAAATCTTTCTTGAATAAAAGAATAATCTTTCAAAATACACTTCATCATCAGGGCGCTTTTTATTCTTCAAAGCTATTTGACACTTTCAGATATGATTCAAAATTAAAAATACTATCTGATTATGAATTGAACCTATATATATACATCCACAAACTTCCAGTTAAGAAGGTGAACCTTGTAATAGCCGAATGTGGCGATGGAGGGGCTAGTAGCAACATCGCTTTATCAATTAACGAAACTAACATAGTGAGATCAAAGTTAATCAAGAGTAACTTCCTAAACACTGTAGCATCATTTGCTTTAAAAGTCTACTACAACCAAAAAGAGTTTAGAAATAAATTCAATTTCTTATAACTACTTTAAAGTAAGTCTTTGTGGAAAAATTTATTCGAATACCGAATACTGGGCAAAACGAGTTTGCCAATATTAGAAACGAGAACAGTTTCCTCGATGATGTTTTATTCGTTATAACACTATACAAGACTGAATTGCCAAACAGCATTACTTTTAACTCATTGAAAAAATTCATACATACACAATCAATAGAAAGCCCACGAGCAGATTTAGCCCTGATGGATAATAGTCCTATAAGTGATTTTAGTAGTATTGAGCAGTTGAATATAAATTGGCTAAATATATATTACTTCCATGATCCATCCAACCCAGGTGTTAGCAAATCTTATAATCGCGCCGCCGATTTAGCCACAACATTGAAAAAAAAGTGGCTATTATTATTAGATCAAGATTCTCTTCTACCTGATAATGGCTTAGAAAAATATCAAATAGCAACTAGTCTCTGGAAAGGACATTCAGTGTATGCACCCATATTAAGGTCTCAGAAAATTATATTATCACCATGTGCTTATCATTTTTTCAGGGCATCTCATCTCAAAAAAATAGGTATAGGTATAAATACAACACACAATAGAAATGTATTAAACAGTGGTCTATTAATAGATATTGAGAGCTTTGACATGGTAGGGAGATATGATGAGAATGTCTGGCTATATTTTAGCGATTTTGTCTTCTTTAATAGATTAAAAAAACATTATAAACATTTTGTTATAGTAGATATACACATTGAGCATGATTTATCCAGTGCAGATTACGTTGATATAAACATCGCTAAAGAAAGGTTCGAGTTGTATTGTGATGGTGCTTTTTTAGCATATAAATCTGAGAGAAGTTCTTACTCACTAATATGTTATACCGCCACTATCGGATTAAGAAGCTTGCTTATGAGTTTAAGATTAAGAAAAATAACTTTTCTGTCAATTTTTTATAAAAAGTTCTTATCAAGAAAATGAATACTAAAATTCTGTTTAATCCATTCTATCTATACGCAATAAGCTTTGGCTTATCTTTATTTATTTATTCATGGCAATGGTCAGATCTATATCCTCCTCTAAGCACTAATGTAACAACTTTTTTGTGCTTAACATTTATAGTCTCTACTTATTTAGGAATTAAAGTGGCAAAGAAAATTGAATTTAAACCTGTTAAGAAAAGTAGAAAAAATTTGTTGATTTGCTTACTTATAATACTATCATATAGTGTAGAGTTTTTATATAATAGAGGCATACCTTTATTATTATTATTTAAAGGAGTAGACATTTCGTATATGGAATTTGGCATTCCAACTTTCCACGTATTCTTACATACCTTTACAAGTTTTTATACAATCTACCTATATCATCAATATCGAAGTAATAAAGAATTTAAACTGTTGTTACTTACACTTCTGTTATTGATTCCTAATATACTAATCATAAACCGAGGGGCATTAATAATGACGATGACCGCCTGTCTATTGATCTACCTCCTTTCAATCCGTAAGGTAATAGTTAAGACCCTGCTTTTACTTGTTACTTCTGCAGCATTATTCTTTTTTGGTTTCGGCTATTTGGGCAATCAGCGCTCCTTTAACGGAGATCCAGTCGCTTTTTTAAGTCTTACAGAAGCATCTCCTAGTTTTGTAGACAGTAACATACCTAAGGAATATTATTGGTTCTATATATATGCTTCGTCACCATTCGCGAATTTCCAAAATTCGACTTTGACCAGTAAAAATCACCGATATGATATTCTATCTTTCATTTCTTGGGAATTGTTACCAGATTTTCTTTCTAAAAGAATCGTACCGATTGAGGAAGATTATGACGGAAAAAACCGTTTAGACTATTCCATTAATCCTATTCTGACCGTAGGTTCAATTTATTTTGAGCCTTTTATAAGGCTTGGTTGGCTGGGCCCAATAATTGTTTTTTGCTTCTACTGCATGCTATTATTTTTGTATGCATATTTTTTTGACATAAGAAGCGATTATTTCTTGACAGGAATATCTATACTATGCGTTATTTCCATTTTCAACATATTTGAGAACATGATAAACTTCTCTGGATTAAGTTTACAATTATTATACCCAATATTATTTACATTCATAAAAAAGAATTTTCGTTTATTTATTCCAAGTGTAAATATTATCGTTCCAAGTACTAAATTTAGAATACTATGGAGAAAGTAAGCGTATGTATGGCCACTTTCAATGGCGCTAAATTTGTAAAAAGGCAACTTTTATCAATATTGCCACAACTTGAGCCGTTAGATGAAATTATAATTTCTGATGATAACTCTACTGATGATACAGTATCTGTTATCAACTCCATACATGATAAGAGGATTAAAGTGCATTTGAATAAGATTGGCTCAGGGCCTACAGCTAATTTTCAAAACGCTTTATACTTATGCTCTGGAGATATAATTGTTCTATGTGATCAAGATGACATATGGCTACCAACGAAACTTTCGGATATCCGCCATGCACTAAGCACTAGTGATCTCGTCATTACTGATTGCATTGTTGTTGATGAAAAAGAACAAATAATACATGAGTCATTTTTTGCTTTAAGGAATAGCCGGAAAGGATTTTGGAGAAACTTATACAAAAATTCTTATGTTGGATGTTGCATGGCATTTAAGAAAGAAGTTTTGTCATACAGTCTGCCTTTTCCTCGCCATATACACATGCATGACTGGTGGATTGGATTATGTGTTGAGAAGCTAGGAAAAGTCTATTTTCTGGATAAACCATTAATAAAATATGTCAGACATGGTAATAATGCGTCCCCAACTGGTGAAGCAGGTTACAATTTATTGACAAAACTAATTAACAGATTGCAACTATTATTTTACATAATTTTTCGCTAACATTAGAAATCCTGATTCTATGTCAAATGGTGTTGCGGTTATCATTCCGACATACAATGCGGAGTTTTATCTACCCGATTTACTACGTGCCCTGAAACAGCAGTCATTGTCGCACGAATTGATTGTAATAGATTCGGAATCTGAGGATACCACTCAAGATATTCTGCACGATAATAACGTAAGAACTGTATCAATAAAGAAATCTACTTTTAACCATGGTTCTACCAGAAATCTGGGCTTAACTCTGACCGATGCTGATATAGTAATATACATGACACAAGATGCCATACCTTACAATAATGACACATTACTCAATATCGTTACTTTTCTGGAGAGTTCAGATTCAATAGCGATGGCGTATGGTCGTCAAGTGCCTTACCCCCATACAGGTATATTGGGTCAACTAGCTAGATTAGCTAATTATCCAGGAGAAAGTATCATAAAAAGCAAGGAAGACATTCCGTTGCTGGGTATAAAAACGTGTTCTTGTTCAAACTCGTTTGCTGCTTATAAACGAAAAGAATTAATTAATATAGGGTCCTTTCCAGATGACATTATTTTAGGCGAGGATGTAACAGTAGGTGCTAAATTGATTCTTGAAGGGAAATCTATTGCATATGTAGCAGATTCAGTTGTGTATCATTCACATGACTATACGCTAATGGAAGAATTCAAACGTTATTTTGATATAGGCGTTTTCCATAAAGATGAGCATTATCTGTTGAAAGAATTCAAGGCTGCTGAGTCAGAAGGCATCAAGTATGTAGCTTACGAAATAAAGTATCTTGTTAAGAATAGCCATTTCTTATTATTACCTTCCCAATTAACAAGAACATTACTTAAATACTTAGGATATAAACTAGGCTACTACTATAAATATCTTCCAGCCAATTTAATACTAAATTTGAGCATGCATAACCGATTCTGGAAGAGCAAAAAAATACCATAATTAATTTTTACCCTTTTACTATGTTTTAAAGATTTCAAAAAGCGTTTAGTCTAACCAACTAATTACACTAATCGAACATAATATGTATTGAGGTTCATTAATTAGAAGTTACCTTTTGCTGCGTAATCAAGAAAATCCTTTTATAATAAGTATTTATACTAGAAAATTGATAAATTATGGCATTTGAGTAAGTATTTTATCTTGACTGGAAAAAATAGCTGTGTCACTATTATCGTTTAAAGGAACTAAGCGTGTATTCAGGCCTTTGTCAGATCACTGCTGATTAAGCAAAAGTATCTTTTTAATATGGTGGCTGTGCTTATAAGCGATTCGGATACTATCTAGATTAATAATACGTTTAGCAAGGCAATTATTTAAGACGGTCTGAATCTAGCCAATATGATGCCTTTTTGAACTTACACTAACTATAGCATAACTTCTAAAACACTTATCCATTGTGAGGGTTTGCCTTTTAAATCCTCATAAATTTTACTCATCCATATGGCATCGAATCGTGTACTTATCGTCATCAGCATATATTTGGTGACAACGCTCAATGGCGTATACGGACAACTCCGAGTTGGTTTACCAACTGGTACTGTTAACCCTTCCGCTTCGCTTGAGGTCGGTCCGGGTCCTTACCCAACAGGAAGCCCTTTCAGAGGGATCATAGCTCCCAATATGACTATTTCCCAAAGAAATCAGATACAAAATCCAAGTACTGGTATCTTCCTTTACAACACTGATAATAAACAAATTGAGGTAAACGTAGGTACTCCGAGTGCTCCTGTTTGGGGGCCTGCTGTTGGCAGTGGAACAGCTTGGAGCATTAATGGTAACAGTGGCACAAATGATAAGACGAACTTTATCGGTACCCCCGATAATGTTCCGCTCAGCTTCAGGGTATTTAACCAGCCAGCAGGTCGGATTGATCATATACTGTTTAATCTAGGTCTGGGCTTTTTCTCAATCAACCCATCAACAACAGGTACGTATAACACCGCTGTTGGAAGTTACACACTCCGCAATAATACAAGTGGCATTGCCAATACCGCAGTTGGAGCCGGTGCTCTGACCACCAACACTTCAGGAACGGGTAACACTGGTATAGGTCACGATGCCATGATTGGCAACATCAACGGCCGAGAAAATACAGGTATAGGGCAGAATGCTTTGCGAAGTAACACCTCAGGTATATCCAACACTGCATTAGGAGCTGATGCAATGAACGATGGAACTTCTGCTAGTGATAATACAGCATTAGGTGCATCCGCTCTTTACAGCATCAATACAGGCAATCAAAATACAGCCGCAGGAGCACTTGCATTATTCTCTAATACTACAGGTTATAATAATTCCGCATTAGGCAATTATGCTCTTCAGAATAATGTCGGGGGTTACTTAAATATTGGAGTTGGTCATAATGCCGGGCCCTCAAGTAGAAATGTCTCAGTTAATAATTCGACAGCAATTGGTGCAGGGTCAGTCATCGACGCGGTGTTCTCAGTTGCCATTGGCGCTAATGCTACCATCAACGCAGGTAGTGGACTTAATACATTAGTCGGCGCAAATTCAAGTACTGGCAACAATGTAACCAATTCCACCGCTATAGGCGCAAGAAGTGCCGTCAACAGTAGTAATACGATAGTATTGGGTGATGCCAATATCTCTTCACTTCGATGTAATGTTCAGTCTATATCTTCATTATCTGATGCCCGGATAAAAGAGAATATCAAAACTAACGTACCTGGCTTGGCTTTCATAACCAAGTTGCGTCCCGTTACTTATACCGTTAATAAGACCAAAGAAGCGGCATTGGTTGGCTACAAAAATGACAATATCGTATCTGACACAACTACGCATAGTGGATTTATTGCGCAGGAAGTTGAAAGAGCAGCCTTCTCAGCAGGTTACAACTTTGAAGGAGTAAAATCAGAAGAAGGTGGTCGGTACTACACCGTCGGTTATTCTTTATTTGTCGTGCCTCTTGTTCAGGCAGTTAAAGAGCTAAACGATGAAGTAAAGCTTCTGAAAGAGAAGCTGAAGAAAAGTGAAAATGCATACGATCAGTTGTCGGTACAGCTCTCACGTCTCCAAGAAACAGTTAATTCTATTGTCACGCCTCAAGCTGATGCCCGTAGCATAAACCAACACTCTAAATAACCAGCTTGATGAAAACTCTACTTCTTCTCACTGTGTCGCTCGTATCGTTTCACACAACTTTTGCCCAGCAGATTTTCTCGCCTAATTCCCAACCGTTCGGTGTCAAAACGGACGCGAATAATAACATGCTAATGGTTGGACTAGACCCTTCGGTTAGTAACGGTGGAAATGCCAATACGCTACTCGGCTATCAGGCAGGCCAAAGAGTAAACACAGTACGAGAGAATACAATTGTTGGTTTTCAGGCTGGCTACAACAGCCTGGGCGACGCCAACCTGTTCCTGGGCGCCTACGCCGGCTTCAGCCAGCAAAACGCCACCGGCTACAACAACACCTTCATCGGACAGCGCACGGGCTTCAACAACTCATCGGGCTTCGCCAACATCTTCCTGGGCAGCAACGCGGGCTACTCCAACCAGTCGGGCAACTACAACACCTTCATCGGCAACTCGGCGGGTCAGCAAAGCCAGTTCGGCAGCTTCAACACCTTCATCGGCAACGGCGCGGGCTACAACGCCGGCAACGCCAACTACAACCTGATGATGGGCGCTCAGGCGGGCTTCTACACCACCTCCGGCAGCTACAACGTAATCCTGGGTCAGGATGCAGGCATCAACAACCGAGGCGGCAACAACAACACGTTCGTGGGCAAAGGCGCGGGCGGCGACCAGAACAGCCCCAACCTGGAGAACTCAACGGCTATCGGGGCCAACGCCGTTGTCTCAGCGAATAACGCGCTGGTGCTGGGCAGCAACGTCAATGTGGGCATCGGCACATCAGCACCGGCGCGCAAGCTGGAAGTCGTGTCGGGAACAGCCGGCAGCAGCGGGCTGCGGCTGACCAACCTGACAACGGCTAACCCCGGTACGATTGCCACGGCCACGCGCTTTTTGACCGTCAATGCCCAGGGGGACGTGGTGCTGGGCAGCACTACCGGAGCTCGGATGGGGGCTGACGAGGCCAACTGGACTGCTGAAGGCAGCAACCTGATCAATGCCAATGCAGGGGCGGTGATCATCGGCTCAGGCATTGCCAAAACGCCGGCTGGCTACCGGCTCTTTGTGAAGGAGGGCATCTTGACGGAGAAGGTGAAGGTAGCAGTCGCCAACACGAACGAGTGGTCCGATAAAGTATTCGAGGCGGGTTACAACCTACGTTCGCTTAATCAGGTTGAGGCCCACATCAAGCAGCATGGTCACCTGCCCGGCGTCCCCTCAGCCACTGAGGTGGTCAAGGAAGGCATTGACGTTGGCAAAATGGATGCCAAGCTCTTGGAAAAAATTGAAGAGCTGACCCTATACGTGATTGACCTTGAGAAGAAACTTGCAGCACAACAACAGGAGATTAATGTTCTAAAAGTCAAAGAAATACGTAATCGTTATAAAAAATCAATAACGACTAGATATCAAATTAAATAACTTTAAACAGTTCTTTTCAGAAAAAGAATTTCATAAATCTGAAAACCAGAAGGTGCATATAGGTTGTCCATCAATAATCTATATGCACCTTCTGGTTAACTAGTAAGCTTTCTTTAACGAAGGACTATTATCAATTAATCCATCTTCGACAGTTCTGTTAATGACAGTCCACTTTTTCACCGTTCCTTGAAGGCCCGAAAAGTTATAAGCCCTTTGATGTTGTATTCTATTACGCGTGTCTATAACTTTATTCGTTTTTCCTTCTGCGTATTTGGTGCACTCCCAAATCTCAACTACCGCCCCGCCTAGAGTATTACCAGTTACTATACAGTCTTTGAATGTATTACCAGACAAAACAATATTATCTGTACTATATATACCTAGACCTATAGCCCCAGAAGAAGACACATAATTATTTATTAATTTAATATTCGATTGCCTTTTTGGCTCTGTTAAACCGATTTGATTGTTATCACCTAGACTTGCGCAGATAATCGCAGCTCTTCCCGAAGATGCTTGTCCACCATTAATAAATACTTTTTTATTGATAATAGTCTTAGAACAATTACTGACGCATTTATTATTCAGAACCTGAACATTTTTAAGGCGGGTCACCCCATCTGGGTATAATAACTTTTGATTCATGAGCGCAATACCTGCAAGAACAGTATTACTAAACATACTATTCTTGATTACCATATCAGCACCTGCCACAGAACCAAATCCTTGATAACAATTTTTAACCTGACATTTATCAATTACCAATCCAGAAGCTTGGTGGATTCCTCGTCTCATAAGATATTGACGTTCAGCATCTCTCCCGTAGTCATGAAAACTCATTGCATCATCTTTACAATCGCTATACTTGTTATTAATGTATTTAATTTTTGCTGAATAATGAGCATAGGTACCGTCACGCCAAGTATGTTCAATCCAAGAGTTTTCAATTGTAATACCGTAACATTGCGTAATGGCTATTCCAATCTCTGGACTATTTCGTATGTGAGATTTCGATAGCAATATATTTTCGCATTGATCGAATTGTAAGGTATGCTGGTTATTACCGCCGTTGGTTACGGGCATTTTTACATAGCCCCATTCACCACCTGTGAGGACAACATCTTTACATTTCTGAAATAGCCAAGCCGGTTTACTTAAATCATTACATAAAATTATGGCTTTATCTGCTCTTACACTCAGATTGGTGACATTAGCTATCAAAATCTGACCAGAAACTAAATAAAACTTTGGCGCCTTTGGAACCACAACCTTGCTATTAGATCTAAAACAGCGCAAAAAAGCCTGTGTGTCATCGTGCTTGCCATCGCCCTTTGCTCCATATTGCTGTGGGGTAATACTCTTTTCACGCAAATCACTATCCTTAACGCGCGATTGTAGCACGGGGCTATGGCTATATTTCACGAACAATACCAACATAAAGTGAGCCAAATTTGAAGGAGTAATCAACGTGAGCATGTTCTTTAGATTTATAGCCAGATCAATATCAAAAAGCAAACGATATATTCTTCTTTACAGAATGTTCTCGAGTCATGAGTTAGTTCTTGAAAATACGATAATTTTTGAATAGGCTTGCTTTACGCTCTGGTAGTGATAATACGTCAGTAAATAGATGCATAGCTATTCAGATTGAAAATTACTCTCTGCTGCTATGCTCAGCTAGTATATAGCAGCTAAAAACATATTCGTATATTTAGATTACTAGCAGGCCAGCCTTGCTAAAGGTATAAGGAGAGCCACTCAGGCAATACACTGGTCTGATCCACTTGACAATGAGCCAACCATGCTGTTGTCTATTATACGATCAAAAGTGTACCTTCATAGTTATAGCATCACTTTTAAAGCATTATACTATAGATGTGAAGTAAAGTGGCAAAGGGTTATCAGACATTGTAAGACGATTTTGTTAAAGACAAACTGGTTGGGGTA comes from Fibrella aestuarina BUZ 2 and encodes:
- a CDS encoding right-handed parallel beta-helix repeat-containing protein, whose translation is MLTLITPSNLAHFMLVLFVKYSHSPVLQSRVKDSDLREKSITPQQYGAKGDGKHDDTQAFLRCFRSNSKVVVPKAPKFYLVSGQILIANVTNLSVRADKAIILCNDLSKPAWLFQKCKDVVLTGGEWGYVKMPVTNGGNNQHTLQFDQCENILLSKSHIRNSPEIGIAITQCYGITIENSWIEHTWRDGTYAHYSAKIKYINNKYSDCKDDAMSFHDYGRDAERQYLMRRGIHQASGLVIDKCQVKNCYQGFGSVAGADMVIKNSMFSNTVLAGIALMNQKLLYPDGVTRLKNVQVLNNKCVSNCSKTIINKKVFINGGQASSGRAAIICASLGDNNQIGLTEPKRQSNIKLINNYVSSSGAIGLGIYSTDNIVLSGNTFKDCIVTGNTLGGAVVEIWECTKYAEGKTNKVIDTRNRIQHQRAYNFSGLQGTVKKWTVINRTVEDGLIDNSPSLKKAY